The Drosophila virilis strain 15010-1051.87 unplaced genomic scaffold, Dvir_AGI_RSII-ME tig00001170, whole genome shotgun sequence genome includes a window with the following:
- the LOC6635246 gene encoding rabankyrin-5 isoform X3 — MFMYECRCRNALSANSNGSNDFASITKLEKDLALLKEEYTKLQRSYVELERKYNEVIASTADPGSTGEFSSFVSRLALTTASLYGCSIYSDLNIRTNTHGTIMPAHKFVLHARSEKWRNDESLVSAKELDWSDLDEDIATSLLRWIYTDIIDLQHDRLTLGLLRVAHRFSLPGLLGLCERALVASVGVRSCVRFYCVAEEVGAASLLEYCSGIISTHWDDLTPQDFEHMSGPLLFKMLKNKTKYPLHSAVRLLREDVVCLCLTENNTMLPELVNSLSQHGQLPLQMALSAKSYQIAQTLVNNASANVNAYDAKGNTLLIDAVRKADHFAADFLLNHNCLVDLVSRPSSDTALHIVCTYGENQDNQENFTHMIDIGMKILRCKANVNIQNYQGHTPLHNAITFQNMSMVDLLLDVPGIDINLRNNDEKCPLELSLTLFNNESFNLATKLLKMGANPNPLKSETNDSLLQVLSQAGRHFEDAAIFLADFANLNHLNYGGMSAIHIAAQKNMPKLLAKLLNAGASPNIQTSTSKMKSPLHLAVEANAREVIRLFVNFCKDNSKQIDFNCKDDNGDSPLSLCLALNRIKLASILIEGGADVNARNAQDLTLLHQFIINGDSEKAVFLLDEGAEVNAITGEQKSVLQLAIDSHLPKVVDALCIKGVDLSNLDSRRDSPLWTALELGYEDVAQILVRHGVDTDCWSEGPEGCQQTLLHRAIDENKESTAIFLVRNQCDLDSPRQLCPNHECGDEARDKASPLHLCCQWGLTKVVQALIDHGANVNALDVENKTPAHIAIENQHEDIIKILLCHPGIDLKLRDKSGLTPFATALASRNHKAAQRILERLPNAAEIMDQRGRNFLHVAILKDDLESVLFLLAIQVDVNSRVHDAYQSTPLHLAAASKNEMIIRNLILAGARINERDAIQKMPLHVAIERGNLPAVSALIQNNADFDAKDAEGNNALHLGVHGGQLSIVRELLTESRVNAEATNAKGRNPLHELCRVGEDNSGAAICELFLECMPKYPINMPDMDGNTPLLLSYMRGQAPLCKVLVKAGACLGAQNREGISIFNYKLATDQLLNKLLDQLPQESPWAESELCQECSSKFSLTIRRHH; from the exons ATGTTCATGTACGAATGTAGATGTAGAAATGCGCTATCTGCGAATTCCAATG GTAGTAACGACTTTGCTTCAATTACTAAACTGGAAAAAGACCTTGCGCTTTTAAAAGAAGAATATACAAAGCTTCAACGCAGTTATGTCGAACTAGAACGCAAGTATAATGAAGTAATTGCCTCTACCGCAGATCCCGGGTCCACGGGAGAATTTAGCAGCTTTGTGTCACGACTCGCACTAACGACGGCTTCATTATATGGATGTTCCATTTACTCCGACTTAAACATTAGGACAAATACCCACGGGACAATTATGCCGGCACATAAATTTGTCCTTCATGCACGCTCGGAGAAGTGGCGTAATGACGAATCCTTGGTTAGTGCAAAAGAACTAGATTGGAGCGATTTAGATGAAGATATAGCAACATCACTGTTGCGTTGGATTTACACTGATATTATTGACTTACAACACGATCGACTAACATTGGGGCTTCTGCGAGTGGCGCATCGTTTTTCCTTACCTGGACTTCTCGGGCTCTGCGAGAGAGCTTTAGTGGCGTCAGTGGGAGTACGATCTTGTGTGCGATTCTATTGTGTTGCTGAAGAAGTGGGAGCTGCTAGTCTCCTTGAATACTGTTCGGGAATTATATCCACCCATTGGGATGATTTAACCCCACAAGACTTTGAGCATATGTCAGGACCATTGCTGTTTAAAAtgctcaaaaacaaaaccaaatatCCCCTTCACTCGGCAGTAAGACTTTTGCGTGAAGATGTCGTATGCTTGTGCCTTACTGAAAATAATACAATG tTACCCGAACTGGTAAATAGTTTGTCTCAACATGGACAACTGCCACTTCAGATGGCTTTGTCTGCAAAAAGTTATCAAATTGCCCAAACTCTTGTGAATAATGCATCTGCGAACGTTAATGCCTACGATGCTAAA GGAAATACGCTTCTTATAGATGCTGTGAGGAAAGCTGATCATTTTGCAGCAGATTTTCTTTTAAACCATAACTGCCTTGTAGATCTTGTATCCAG ACCGTCATCCGATACCGCCCTCCATATCGTATGCACGTATGGAGAAAACCAGGATAATCAGGAAAATTTTACTCATATGATTGATATCGGGATGAAAATTTTACGGTGTAAGGCTAACGTTAATATTCAGAACTATCAAGGTCACACCCCGCTGCATAATGCGATTACATTTCAAAATATGTCTATGGTGGACTTATTGCTTGATGTACCCGGTATTGACATTAATTTACGCAATAATGATGAAAAGTGTCCTCTTGAATTGAGTTTAACCCTATTTAATAACGAGAGCTTTAATCTTGCTACAAAACTTCTTAAGATGGGAGCAAACCCGAATCCGTTAAAATCTGAGACAAATGACAGTCTGTTGCAAGTTCTATCTCAAGCTGGAAGACATTTCGAAGATGCCGCAATATTTTTGGCTGATTTTGCCAATCTCAATCATCTAAATTACGGTGGAATGTCTGCCATTCACATTGCTGCACAGAAGAACATGCCAAAACTCTTGGCTAAGCTTCTTAATGCAGGCGCATCGCCTAATATACAAACAAGTACATCCAAAATGAAATCACCGTTGCATTTAGCAGTGGAAGCTAACGCTCGGGAAGTAATAAGATTGTTTGTCAATTTTTGCAAGGATAACTCTAAGCAAATAGATTTCAACTGTAAGGATGATAATGGTGACTCACCGCTAAGCTTATGCTTAGCCCTAAATCGAATTAAATTGGCATCAATACTAATCGAAGGCGGTGCAGATGTAAATGCGAGAAATGCCCAGGACTTGACTTTGTTGCatcaatttataataaacGGTGACAGCGAGAAAGCAGTATTTTTATTAGACGAAGGCGCCGAAGTCAACGCGATAACAG gTGAACAAAAGTCTGTCTTGCAGCTGGCTATAGACTCTCATTTACCCAAAGTTGTAGACGCGTTATGCATAAAAGGCGTGGATCTTAGTAATTTAGATAGTAGAAGAGATTCGCCATTATGGACAGCTTTGGAATTAGGATATGAGGATGTAGCTCAAATTCTTGTACGTCATGGCGTTGATACTGATTGTTGGAGCGAAGGTCCTGAGGGCTGCCAGCAGACTCTGTTGCACCGAGCAATTGATGAAAACAAAGAATCCACTGCAATTTTTCTCGTTCGTAACCAGTGCGATTTGGACTCGCCGCGGCAACTTTGTCCGAATCATGAATGCGGTGATGAAGCACGAGACAAAGCCTCTCCCTTACATCTCTGTTGCCAATGGGGTCTAACAAAGGTTGTCCAAGCACTGATTGATCACGGTGCCAATGTGAACGCTTTGGATGTTGAAAACAAAACGCCAGCACACATAGCTATTGAAAACCAACATGaagatattataaaaattctTCTCTGCCACCCTGGCATAGACTTGAAATTGCGGGATAAATCTGGACTCACACCCTTTGCTACTGCTCTGGCCAGCCGTAATCACAAAGCAGCACAGCGCATACTTGAAAGACTTCCAAATGCAGCTGAAATAATGGATCAGCGTGGGCGTAATTTTCTCCATGTAGCAATATTAAAAGATGACCTTGAAAGTGTACTTTTCTTATTGGCTATACAAGTAGATGTCAATTCGCGTGTACATGACGCCTATCAATCAACTCCACTTCATCTAGCCGCTGCATCGAAAAATGAAATGATTATACGAAACTTAATATTAGCAGGCGCTCGAATAAACGAACGAGATGCTATCCAAAAAATGCCACTTCATGTAGCAATTGAACGCGGAAACCTCCCTGCAGTTTCAGCCTTGATTCAAAACAATGCCGATTTTGATGCAAAGGATGCCGAAGGAAACAACGCGTTACACCTTGGGGTGCACGGGGGTCAGCTGTCGATAGTTAGAGAGTTGCTTACAGAATCACGGGTAAACGCGGAGGCAACCAATGCGAAGGGCCGGAATCCCCTGCACGAATTATGTAGAGTTGGAGAAGATAATTCTGGTGCAGCTATTTGTGAACTGTTTCTTGAATGTATGCCAAAGTATCCCATTAATATGCCAGACATGGACGGCAACACACCACTACTTCTCTCATACATGCGAGGACAGGCACCACTTTGCAAAGTTCTTGTAAAAGCAGGTGCTTGTCTTGGCGCCCAAAACCGAGAAGGGATTAGTATTTTCAATTACAAATTAGCTACAGATCAACTGCTTAACAAATTGTTGGACCAATTGCCACAGGAGTCGCCGTGGGCAGAATCAGAGTTGTGCCAAGAGTGTAGCTCAAAGTTTTCACTTACTATAAGAAGGCATCACTG
- the LOC6635246 gene encoding rabankyrin-5 isoform X5: MFMYECRCRNALSANSNGSNDFASITKLEKDLALLKEEYTKLQRSYVELERKYNEVIASTADPGSTGEFSSFVSRLALTTASLYGCSIYSDLNIRTNTHGTIMPAHKFVLHARSEKWRNDESLVSAKELDWSDLDEDIATSLLRWIYTDIIDLQHDRLTLGLLRVAHRFSLPGLLGLCERALVASVGVRSCVRFYCVAEEVGAASLLEYCSGIISTHWDDLTPQDFEHMSGPLLFKMLKNKTKYPLHSAVRLLREDVVCLCLTENNTMLPELVNSLSQHGQLPLQMALSAKSYQIAQTLVNNASANVNAYDAKML; encoded by the exons ATGTTCATGTACGAATGTAGATGTAGAAATGCGCTATCTGCGAATTCCAATG GTAGTAACGACTTTGCTTCAATTACTAAACTGGAAAAAGACCTTGCGCTTTTAAAAGAAGAATATACAAAGCTTCAACGCAGTTATGTCGAACTAGAACGCAAGTATAATGAAGTAATTGCCTCTACCGCAGATCCCGGGTCCACGGGAGAATTTAGCAGCTTTGTGTCACGACTCGCACTAACGACGGCTTCATTATATGGATGTTCCATTTACTCCGACTTAAACATTAGGACAAATACCCACGGGACAATTATGCCGGCACATAAATTTGTCCTTCATGCACGCTCGGAGAAGTGGCGTAATGACGAATCCTTGGTTAGTGCAAAAGAACTAGATTGGAGCGATTTAGATGAAGATATAGCAACATCACTGTTGCGTTGGATTTACACTGATATTATTGACTTACAACACGATCGACTAACATTGGGGCTTCTGCGAGTGGCGCATCGTTTTTCCTTACCTGGACTTCTCGGGCTCTGCGAGAGAGCTTTAGTGGCGTCAGTGGGAGTACGATCTTGTGTGCGATTCTATTGTGTTGCTGAAGAAGTGGGAGCTGCTAGTCTCCTTGAATACTGTTCGGGAATTATATCCACCCATTGGGATGATTTAACCCCACAAGACTTTGAGCATATGTCAGGACCATTGCTGTTTAAAAtgctcaaaaacaaaaccaaatatCCCCTTCACTCGGCAGTAAGACTTTTGCGTGAAGATGTCGTATGCTTGTGCCTTACTGAAAATAATACAATG tTACCCGAACTGGTAAATAGTTTGTCTCAACATGGACAACTGCCACTTCAGATGGCTTTGTCTGCAAAAAGTTATCAAATTGCCCAAACTCTTGTGAATAATGCATCTGCGAACGTTAATGCCTACGATGCTAAA ATGCTGTGA
- the LOC6635246 gene encoding rabankyrin-5 isoform X1, whose protein sequence is MFMYECRCRNALSANSNGSNDFASITKLEKDLALLKEEYTKLQRSYVELERKYNEVIASTADPGSTGEFSSFVSRLALTTASLYGCSIYSDLNIRTNTHGTIMPAHKFVLHARSEKWRNDESLVSAKELDWSDLDEDIATSLLRWIYTDIIDLQHDRLTLGLLRVAHRFSLPGLLGLCERALVASVGVRSCVRFYCVAEEVGAASLLEYCSGIISTHWDDLTPQDFEHMSGPLLFKMLKNKTKYPLHSAVRLLREDVVCLCLTENNTMLPELVNSLSQHGQLPLQMALSAKSYQIAQTLVNNASANVNAYDAKGNTLLIDAVRKADHFAADFLLNHNCLVDLVSRPSSDTALHIVCTYGENQDNQENFTHMIDIGMKILRCKANVNIQNYQGHTPLHNAITFQNMSMVDLLLDVPGIDINLRNNDEKCPLELSLTLFNNESFNLATKLLKMGANPNPLKSETNDSLLQVLSQAGRHFEDAAIFLADFANLNHLNYGGMSAIHIAAQKNMPKLLAKLLNAGASPNIQTSTSKMKSPLHLAVEANAREVIRLFVNFCKDNSKQIDFNCKDDNGDSPLSLCLALNRIKLASILIEGGADVNARNAQDLTLLHQFIINGDSEKAVFLLDEGAEVNAITGEQKSVLQLAIDSHLPKVVDALCIKGVDLSNLDSRRDSPLWTALELGYEDVAQILVRHGVDTDCWSEGPEGCQQTLLHRAIDENKESTAIFLVRNQCDLDSPRQLCPNHECGDEARDKASPLHLCCQWGLTKVVQALIDHGANVNALDVENKTPAHIAIENQHEDIIKILLCHPGIDLKLRDKSGLTPFATALASRNHKAAQRILERLPNAAEIMDQRGRNFLHVAILKDDLESVLFLLAIQVDVNSRVHDAYQSTPLHLAAASKNEMIIRNLILAGARINERDAIQKMPLHVAIERGNLPAVSALIQNNADFDAKDAEGNNALHLGVHGGQLSIVRELLTESRVNAEATNAKGRNPLHELCRVGEDNSGAAICELFLECMPKYPINMPDMDGNTPLLLSYMRGQAPLCKVLVKAGACLGAQNREGISIFNYKLATDQLLNKLLDQLPQESPWAESELCQECSSKFSLTIRRHHCRHCGRVLCSKCSNNDVPILKFGINKPVRVCNVCFDVLHGGS, encoded by the exons ATGTTCATGTACGAATGTAGATGTAGAAATGCGCTATCTGCGAATTCCAATG GTAGTAACGACTTTGCTTCAATTACTAAACTGGAAAAAGACCTTGCGCTTTTAAAAGAAGAATATACAAAGCTTCAACGCAGTTATGTCGAACTAGAACGCAAGTATAATGAAGTAATTGCCTCTACCGCAGATCCCGGGTCCACGGGAGAATTTAGCAGCTTTGTGTCACGACTCGCACTAACGACGGCTTCATTATATGGATGTTCCATTTACTCCGACTTAAACATTAGGACAAATACCCACGGGACAATTATGCCGGCACATAAATTTGTCCTTCATGCACGCTCGGAGAAGTGGCGTAATGACGAATCCTTGGTTAGTGCAAAAGAACTAGATTGGAGCGATTTAGATGAAGATATAGCAACATCACTGTTGCGTTGGATTTACACTGATATTATTGACTTACAACACGATCGACTAACATTGGGGCTTCTGCGAGTGGCGCATCGTTTTTCCTTACCTGGACTTCTCGGGCTCTGCGAGAGAGCTTTAGTGGCGTCAGTGGGAGTACGATCTTGTGTGCGATTCTATTGTGTTGCTGAAGAAGTGGGAGCTGCTAGTCTCCTTGAATACTGTTCGGGAATTATATCCACCCATTGGGATGATTTAACCCCACAAGACTTTGAGCATATGTCAGGACCATTGCTGTTTAAAAtgctcaaaaacaaaaccaaatatCCCCTTCACTCGGCAGTAAGACTTTTGCGTGAAGATGTCGTATGCTTGTGCCTTACTGAAAATAATACAATG tTACCCGAACTGGTAAATAGTTTGTCTCAACATGGACAACTGCCACTTCAGATGGCTTTGTCTGCAAAAAGTTATCAAATTGCCCAAACTCTTGTGAATAATGCATCTGCGAACGTTAATGCCTACGATGCTAAA GGAAATACGCTTCTTATAGATGCTGTGAGGAAAGCTGATCATTTTGCAGCAGATTTTCTTTTAAACCATAACTGCCTTGTAGATCTTGTATCCAG ACCGTCATCCGATACCGCCCTCCATATCGTATGCACGTATGGAGAAAACCAGGATAATCAGGAAAATTTTACTCATATGATTGATATCGGGATGAAAATTTTACGGTGTAAGGCTAACGTTAATATTCAGAACTATCAAGGTCACACCCCGCTGCATAATGCGATTACATTTCAAAATATGTCTATGGTGGACTTATTGCTTGATGTACCCGGTATTGACATTAATTTACGCAATAATGATGAAAAGTGTCCTCTTGAATTGAGTTTAACCCTATTTAATAACGAGAGCTTTAATCTTGCTACAAAACTTCTTAAGATGGGAGCAAACCCGAATCCGTTAAAATCTGAGACAAATGACAGTCTGTTGCAAGTTCTATCTCAAGCTGGAAGACATTTCGAAGATGCCGCAATATTTTTGGCTGATTTTGCCAATCTCAATCATCTAAATTACGGTGGAATGTCTGCCATTCACATTGCTGCACAGAAGAACATGCCAAAACTCTTGGCTAAGCTTCTTAATGCAGGCGCATCGCCTAATATACAAACAAGTACATCCAAAATGAAATCACCGTTGCATTTAGCAGTGGAAGCTAACGCTCGGGAAGTAATAAGATTGTTTGTCAATTTTTGCAAGGATAACTCTAAGCAAATAGATTTCAACTGTAAGGATGATAATGGTGACTCACCGCTAAGCTTATGCTTAGCCCTAAATCGAATTAAATTGGCATCAATACTAATCGAAGGCGGTGCAGATGTAAATGCGAGAAATGCCCAGGACTTGACTTTGTTGCatcaatttataataaacGGTGACAGCGAGAAAGCAGTATTTTTATTAGACGAAGGCGCCGAAGTCAACGCGATAACAG gTGAACAAAAGTCTGTCTTGCAGCTGGCTATAGACTCTCATTTACCCAAAGTTGTAGACGCGTTATGCATAAAAGGCGTGGATCTTAGTAATTTAGATAGTAGAAGAGATTCGCCATTATGGACAGCTTTGGAATTAGGATATGAGGATGTAGCTCAAATTCTTGTACGTCATGGCGTTGATACTGATTGTTGGAGCGAAGGTCCTGAGGGCTGCCAGCAGACTCTGTTGCACCGAGCAATTGATGAAAACAAAGAATCCACTGCAATTTTTCTCGTTCGTAACCAGTGCGATTTGGACTCGCCGCGGCAACTTTGTCCGAATCATGAATGCGGTGATGAAGCACGAGACAAAGCCTCTCCCTTACATCTCTGTTGCCAATGGGGTCTAACAAAGGTTGTCCAAGCACTGATTGATCACGGTGCCAATGTGAACGCTTTGGATGTTGAAAACAAAACGCCAGCACACATAGCTATTGAAAACCAACATGaagatattataaaaattctTCTCTGCCACCCTGGCATAGACTTGAAATTGCGGGATAAATCTGGACTCACACCCTTTGCTACTGCTCTGGCCAGCCGTAATCACAAAGCAGCACAGCGCATACTTGAAAGACTTCCAAATGCAGCTGAAATAATGGATCAGCGTGGGCGTAATTTTCTCCATGTAGCAATATTAAAAGATGACCTTGAAAGTGTACTTTTCTTATTGGCTATACAAGTAGATGTCAATTCGCGTGTACATGACGCCTATCAATCAACTCCACTTCATCTAGCCGCTGCATCGAAAAATGAAATGATTATACGAAACTTAATATTAGCAGGCGCTCGAATAAACGAACGAGATGCTATCCAAAAAATGCCACTTCATGTAGCAATTGAACGCGGAAACCTCCCTGCAGTTTCAGCCTTGATTCAAAACAATGCCGATTTTGATGCAAAGGATGCCGAAGGAAACAACGCGTTACACCTTGGGGTGCACGGGGGTCAGCTGTCGATAGTTAGAGAGTTGCTTACAGAATCACGGGTAAACGCGGAGGCAACCAATGCGAAGGGCCGGAATCCCCTGCACGAATTATGTAGAGTTGGAGAAGATAATTCTGGTGCAGCTATTTGTGAACTGTTTCTTGAATGTATGCCAAAGTATCCCATTAATATGCCAGACATGGACGGCAACACACCACTACTTCTCTCATACATGCGAGGACAGGCACCACTTTGCAAAGTTCTTGTAAAAGCAGGTGCTTGTCTTGGCGCCCAAAACCGAGAAGGGATTAGTATTTTCAATTACAAATTAGCTACAGATCAACTGCTTAACAAATTGTTGGACCAATTGCCACAGGAGTCGCCGTGGGCAGAATCAGAGTTGTGCCAAGAGTGTAGCTCAAAGTTTTCACTTACTATAAGAAGGCATCACTG TCGACATTGTGGGCGAGTTTTGTGTTCTAAGTGCTCCAACAATGATGTACCGATTcttaaatttggtataaataaaCCTGTAAGAGTTTGCAATGTTTGCTTTGATGTTCTTCATGGAGGAAGCTAA
- the LOC6635246 gene encoding rabankyrin-5 isoform X2: MGSNDFASITKLEKDLALLKEEYTKLQRSYVELERKYNEVIASTADPGSTGEFSSFVSRLALTTASLYGCSIYSDLNIRTNTHGTIMPAHKFVLHARSEKWRNDESLVSAKELDWSDLDEDIATSLLRWIYTDIIDLQHDRLTLGLLRVAHRFSLPGLLGLCERALVASVGVRSCVRFYCVAEEVGAASLLEYCSGIISTHWDDLTPQDFEHMSGPLLFKMLKNKTKYPLHSAVRLLREDVVCLCLTENNTMLPELVNSLSQHGQLPLQMALSAKSYQIAQTLVNNASANVNAYDAKGNTLLIDAVRKADHFAADFLLNHNCLVDLVSRPSSDTALHIVCTYGENQDNQENFTHMIDIGMKILRCKANVNIQNYQGHTPLHNAITFQNMSMVDLLLDVPGIDINLRNNDEKCPLELSLTLFNNESFNLATKLLKMGANPNPLKSETNDSLLQVLSQAGRHFEDAAIFLADFANLNHLNYGGMSAIHIAAQKNMPKLLAKLLNAGASPNIQTSTSKMKSPLHLAVEANAREVIRLFVNFCKDNSKQIDFNCKDDNGDSPLSLCLALNRIKLASILIEGGADVNARNAQDLTLLHQFIINGDSEKAVFLLDEGAEVNAITGEQKSVLQLAIDSHLPKVVDALCIKGVDLSNLDSRRDSPLWTALELGYEDVAQILVRHGVDTDCWSEGPEGCQQTLLHRAIDENKESTAIFLVRNQCDLDSPRQLCPNHECGDEARDKASPLHLCCQWGLTKVVQALIDHGANVNALDVENKTPAHIAIENQHEDIIKILLCHPGIDLKLRDKSGLTPFATALASRNHKAAQRILERLPNAAEIMDQRGRNFLHVAILKDDLESVLFLLAIQVDVNSRVHDAYQSTPLHLAAASKNEMIIRNLILAGARINERDAIQKMPLHVAIERGNLPAVSALIQNNADFDAKDAEGNNALHLGVHGGQLSIVRELLTESRVNAEATNAKGRNPLHELCRVGEDNSGAAICELFLECMPKYPINMPDMDGNTPLLLSYMRGQAPLCKVLVKAGACLGAQNREGISIFNYKLATDQLLNKLLDQLPQESPWAESELCQECSSKFSLTIRRHHCRHCGRVLCSKCSNNDVPILKFGINKPVRVCNVCFDVLHGGS; the protein is encoded by the exons ATGG GTAGTAACGACTTTGCTTCAATTACTAAACTGGAAAAAGACCTTGCGCTTTTAAAAGAAGAATATACAAAGCTTCAACGCAGTTATGTCGAACTAGAACGCAAGTATAATGAAGTAATTGCCTCTACCGCAGATCCCGGGTCCACGGGAGAATTTAGCAGCTTTGTGTCACGACTCGCACTAACGACGGCTTCATTATATGGATGTTCCATTTACTCCGACTTAAACATTAGGACAAATACCCACGGGACAATTATGCCGGCACATAAATTTGTCCTTCATGCACGCTCGGAGAAGTGGCGTAATGACGAATCCTTGGTTAGTGCAAAAGAACTAGATTGGAGCGATTTAGATGAAGATATAGCAACATCACTGTTGCGTTGGATTTACACTGATATTATTGACTTACAACACGATCGACTAACATTGGGGCTTCTGCGAGTGGCGCATCGTTTTTCCTTACCTGGACTTCTCGGGCTCTGCGAGAGAGCTTTAGTGGCGTCAGTGGGAGTACGATCTTGTGTGCGATTCTATTGTGTTGCTGAAGAAGTGGGAGCTGCTAGTCTCCTTGAATACTGTTCGGGAATTATATCCACCCATTGGGATGATTTAACCCCACAAGACTTTGAGCATATGTCAGGACCATTGCTGTTTAAAAtgctcaaaaacaaaaccaaatatCCCCTTCACTCGGCAGTAAGACTTTTGCGTGAAGATGTCGTATGCTTGTGCCTTACTGAAAATAATACAATG tTACCCGAACTGGTAAATAGTTTGTCTCAACATGGACAACTGCCACTTCAGATGGCTTTGTCTGCAAAAAGTTATCAAATTGCCCAAACTCTTGTGAATAATGCATCTGCGAACGTTAATGCCTACGATGCTAAA GGAAATACGCTTCTTATAGATGCTGTGAGGAAAGCTGATCATTTTGCAGCAGATTTTCTTTTAAACCATAACTGCCTTGTAGATCTTGTATCCAG ACCGTCATCCGATACCGCCCTCCATATCGTATGCACGTATGGAGAAAACCAGGATAATCAGGAAAATTTTACTCATATGATTGATATCGGGATGAAAATTTTACGGTGTAAGGCTAACGTTAATATTCAGAACTATCAAGGTCACACCCCGCTGCATAATGCGATTACATTTCAAAATATGTCTATGGTGGACTTATTGCTTGATGTACCCGGTATTGACATTAATTTACGCAATAATGATGAAAAGTGTCCTCTTGAATTGAGTTTAACCCTATTTAATAACGAGAGCTTTAATCTTGCTACAAAACTTCTTAAGATGGGAGCAAACCCGAATCCGTTAAAATCTGAGACAAATGACAGTCTGTTGCAAGTTCTATCTCAAGCTGGAAGACATTTCGAAGATGCCGCAATATTTTTGGCTGATTTTGCCAATCTCAATCATCTAAATTACGGTGGAATGTCTGCCATTCACATTGCTGCACAGAAGAACATGCCAAAACTCTTGGCTAAGCTTCTTAATGCAGGCGCATCGCCTAATATACAAACAAGTACATCCAAAATGAAATCACCGTTGCATTTAGCAGTGGAAGCTAACGCTCGGGAAGTAATAAGATTGTTTGTCAATTTTTGCAAGGATAACTCTAAGCAAATAGATTTCAACTGTAAGGATGATAATGGTGACTCACCGCTAAGCTTATGCTTAGCCCTAAATCGAATTAAATTGGCATCAATACTAATCGAAGGCGGTGCAGATGTAAATGCGAGAAATGCCCAGGACTTGACTTTGTTGCatcaatttataataaacGGTGACAGCGAGAAAGCAGTATTTTTATTAGACGAAGGCGCCGAAGTCAACGCGATAACAG gTGAACAAAAGTCTGTCTTGCAGCTGGCTATAGACTCTCATTTACCCAAAGTTGTAGACGCGTTATGCATAAAAGGCGTGGATCTTAGTAATTTAGATAGTAGAAGAGATTCGCCATTATGGACAGCTTTGGAATTAGGATATGAGGATGTAGCTCAAATTCTTGTACGTCATGGCGTTGATACTGATTGTTGGAGCGAAGGTCCTGAGGGCTGCCAGCAGACTCTGTTGCACCGAGCAATTGATGAAAACAAAGAATCCACTGCAATTTTTCTCGTTCGTAACCAGTGCGATTTGGACTCGCCGCGGCAACTTTGTCCGAATCATGAATGCGGTGATGAAGCACGAGACAAAGCCTCTCCCTTACATCTCTGTTGCCAATGGGGTCTAACAAAGGTTGTCCAAGCACTGATTGATCACGGTGCCAATGTGAACGCTTTGGATGTTGAAAACAAAACGCCAGCACACATAGCTATTGAAAACCAACATGaagatattataaaaattctTCTCTGCCACCCTGGCATAGACTTGAAATTGCGGGATAAATCTGGACTCACACCCTTTGCTACTGCTCTGGCCAGCCGTAATCACAAAGCAGCACAGCGCATACTTGAAAGACTTCCAAATGCAGCTGAAATAATGGATCAGCGTGGGCGTAATTTTCTCCATGTAGCAATATTAAAAGATGACCTTGAAAGTGTACTTTTCTTATTGGCTATACAAGTAGATGTCAATTCGCGTGTACATGACGCCTATCAATCAACTCCACTTCATCTAGCCGCTGCATCGAAAAATGAAATGATTATACGAAACTTAATATTAGCAGGCGCTCGAATAAACGAACGAGATGCTATCCAAAAAATGCCACTTCATGTAGCAATTGAACGCGGAAACCTCCCTGCAGTTTCAGCCTTGATTCAAAACAATGCCGATTTTGATGCAAAGGATGCCGAAGGAAACAACGCGTTACACCTTGGGGTGCACGGGGGTCAGCTGTCGATAGTTAGAGAGTTGCTTACAGAATCACGGGTAAACGCGGAGGCAACCAATGCGAAGGGCCGGAATCCCCTGCACGAATTATGTAGAGTTGGAGAAGATAATTCTGGTGCAGCTATTTGTGAACTGTTTCTTGAATGTATGCCAAAGTATCCCATTAATATGCCAGACATGGACGGCAACACACCACTACTTCTCTCATACATGCGAGGACAGGCACCACTTTGCAAAGTTCTTGTAAAAGCAGGTGCTTGTCTTGGCGCCCAAAACCGAGAAGGGATTAGTATTTTCAATTACAAATTAGCTACAGATCAACTGCTTAACAAATTGTTGGACCAATTGCCACAGGAGTCGCCGTGGGCAGAATCAGAGTTGTGCCAAGAGTGTAGCTCAAAGTTTTCACTTACTATAAGAAGGCATCACTG TCGACATTGTGGGCGAGTTTTGTGTTCTAAGTGCTCCAACAATGATGTACCGATTcttaaatttggtataaataaaCCTGTAAGAGTTTGCAATGTTTGCTTTGATGTTCTTCATGGAGGAAGCTAA